In Aquincola tertiaricarbonis, the genomic stretch GCAGCGGCGAGTTCGGCGCCGCCGCGCTGATGCGGCTGCTGGAACGCTGCGACGCGCTGCGCCGGCCCGAGCGCTTCGAGCAGGCGCTGCTGGCCTGCGAGTGCGATGCGCGTGGCCGCACCGGGCTGGAAGACCAGCCCTACCCGCAGCGCGAACGCCTCTCGGCTGCGCTGCGCACGGTGCTGGCGGTGGACGTGAAACAGGCCGCCGCCGACGCGGTGGCGCGTGGCCTCCAGGGCCCGGGCATCGGCAACGCCGTCTCGCAGGCGCGGGCGGAGGCGCTGGCGGCGTGGTTGTCTGAGCGCTAAATGAAGTAGCCGACTGCCATCGCAATCAGGCTCAGCACCAGGCTGCTGGCCACCGGCAGGTACCACTCGCGGCCGAAGAGGATGAAGCGGAAATCCCCCGGCAGCTTGCCCAGGCCGATGCGCGCCAGCCAGTGCTGCAGGCCGTTGAACAGCAGGCAGGCGATGAGGAAGACCAGCAGCCAGCGCATGCCGCGCGCCTACAGCCGGTGCGAGCGGTCGCCCGCCGCGAAGCCGATGGCGTCGAAGGCATCGCCCTGGGCAAAGCCGATCACCTTGAACAGCTCGCCCATCTCATGCTCGGCCACCAGCTTCTGCGCGGCGGCCAGGGTGCGCACATCGCCGGCGGCCTGGGCGTCGCCCATGCGCTGCGCCAGCCCGCAGTTGAGCAGGAAGCGGCCCTGCGAGGTGTAGCCCAGCACTTCCAGCCCGGCGTCCTGTCCGGCCAGCGCCACACCGGTGAAGTTGACGTGGGCGGTGATGTCCTTCAGCCCCGGGTCGGCCAACGGGTCGGTGTCGGCGCGGTGCAGGCGGTGGCACATCAGCGTGCCGCCGGTGCGCTGCGGCAGGTAGAA encodes the following:
- a CDS encoding DUF2905 domain-containing protein → MRWLLVFLIACLLFNGLQHWLARIGLGKLPGDFRFILFGREWYLPVASSLVLSLIAMAVGYFI